A stretch of the Mycobacterium shigaense genome encodes the following:
- a CDS encoding ArsA family ATPase, giving the protein MSTKPKTLDMATILADTANRVVVCCGAGGVGKTTTAAAMALRAAEYGRTVCVLTIDPAKRLAQALGVNDLGNTPQRVPLAPEVPGELHAMMLDMRRTFDEMVMQYSGADRAEALLNNQFYQTVATSLAGTQEYMAMEKLGQLLSQDRWDLIVVDTPPSRNALDFLDAPKRLGSFMDSRLWRLLLAPGRGIGRLVTGAMGLAMKALSTIMGSQLLSDIGSFVQSLEATFGGWREKADRTYSLLKRRGTQFVVVSAAEPDALREASFFVDRLSQESMPLAGLILNRTHPMLCALPVERAIDGSETLDAGPDSDAASLAAAVLQIHADRAQTAKREVRLLSRFTGANPNVPIIGVPSLPFDVSDLDALRALADQITPVVDAPLAGD; this is encoded by the coding sequence ATGAGCACAAAGCCCAAAACCCTTGACATGGCCACAATCTTGGCCGATACAGCCAACCGGGTTGTGGTGTGTTGCGGTGCCGGCGGCGTCGGTAAGACCACCACCGCGGCCGCGATGGCGCTGCGCGCAGCCGAATATGGCCGCACGGTCTGCGTTTTGACGATCGACCCGGCCAAGCGATTGGCTCAGGCGCTGGGAGTCAACGACCTCGGCAACACCCCACAGCGGGTCCCGCTGGCGCCCGAGGTGCCCGGCGAGTTGCACGCCATGATGCTCGACATGCGCCGCACCTTCGACGAGATGGTGATGCAGTACTCCGGCGCGGATCGGGCCGAAGCGCTGCTGAACAACCAATTCTACCAAACCGTCGCCACGTCGCTAGCCGGCACTCAGGAGTACATGGCGATGGAGAAACTCGGCCAATTGCTGAGCCAGGACCGCTGGGACCTCATCGTGGTGGACACCCCTCCGTCGCGCAATGCGCTGGACTTCCTGGATGCGCCAAAACGGTTGGGCAGCTTCATGGACAGCCGGCTGTGGCGGCTCCTGCTGGCACCAGGCCGTGGCATCGGTCGGTTAGTCACCGGCGCAATGGGTTTGGCGATGAAGGCACTGTCAACCATCATGGGTTCCCAATTGCTCAGCGACATCGGATCTTTCGTGCAGTCATTGGAAGCAACCTTCGGCGGCTGGCGCGAGAAGGCCGATCGCACCTATTCGCTGCTGAAGCGGCGCGGCACTCAATTCGTGGTGGTGTCGGCGGCCGAACCCGACGCCCTGCGCGAGGCCTCCTTCTTCGTCGACCGGCTGTCGCAGGAGAGCATGCCGCTGGCGGGGCTCATCCTGAACCGCACGCACCCCATGTTGTGCGCGCTGCCCGTCGAGCGGGCAATTGACGGAAGCGAAACTTTAGATGCTGGACCGGATTCCGACGCCGCCTCGCTCGCCGCAGCGGTGCTGCAGATTCACGCCGACCGCGCCCAGACCGCCAAGCGCGAGGTCCGGCTGCTATCGCGATTCACCGGGGCCAACCCGAATGTGCCGATCATCGGCGTACCGTCGCTACCCTTCGACGTCTCCGACCTGGACGCCTTGCGGGCGCTGGCCGACCAGATCACGCCGGTCGTCGATGCGCCCCTCGCGGGCGACTGA
- a CDS encoding WhiB family transcriptional regulator yields the protein MSGTRSTARRTNISAAQGVLRSVDAEERIAWVSQALCRTADPDELFVRGAAQRKAAVICRHCPVMQECGADALDNKVEFGVWGGMTERQRRALLKQHPEVVSWSDFFDKRRNRGVS from the coding sequence GTGTCAGGAACACGATCGACGGCGCGTCGAACGAACATTTCGGCAGCACAGGGGGTGCTCCGCAGTGTGGACGCGGAAGAACGCATCGCCTGGGTGTCCCAGGCGCTGTGTCGGACCGCGGATCCCGACGAACTATTCGTGCGGGGCGCTGCACAACGTAAGGCGGCGGTTATCTGCCGTCACTGCCCTGTAATGCAGGAATGCGGCGCAGACGCGCTGGACAACAAGGTGGAGTTCGGTGTCTGGGGAGGCATGACCGAACGCCAGCGCAGGGCATTGCTCAAGCAACATCCCGAGGTCGTGTCGTGGTCCGACTTCTTCGACAAGCGCCGCAACCGCGGAGTCAGCTAG
- the ponA2 gene encoding transglycosylase/D,D-transpeptidase PonA2, translating into MSDRPPAALTVLKLAGCCLLAGVVATALMFPLAGGLGLISNRASEVVANGSAQLLEAQVPAVSTMVDAKGNVIAWLYEQRRFEVPSDKIANTMKLAIVSIEDKRFAYHNGVDWKGTLTGLAGYASGDVDTRGGSTIEQQYVKNYQLLVTAKTDAEKRAAVETTPARKLREIRMALTLDKTFSKPEILTRYLNLVSFGNGSFGVQDAAQTYFGINASDLNWQQAALLAGMVQSTSALNPYTNPDGALARRNLVLDTMIDNLPQEADALRAAKTTPLGILPQPNELPRGCIAAGDRAFFCDYVQAYLSRAGISKEQVSRGGYLIRTTLDPDVQNPVKAAIDKFASPSLPGISSVMSVIKPGKDSHKVMAMASNRTYGLDMDAGQTMRPQPFSLVGDGAGSVFKIFTTAAALDMGMGINATLEVPPRFQSKGLGSGGAKGCPKDTWCVVNAGNYRGSMNVTDALATSPNTAFAKLISQVGVTRTVDMAVKLGLRSYADPGTARDYNPDSNESLADFVKRQNLGSFTLGPIEVNALELSNVAATLASGGTWCPPNPIDKLVDRNGNEVAVTTETCDQVVPEGLANTLANAMSKDATAGGTASGSAGAAGWDLPVSGKTGTTEAHRSSGFVGFTKYYAAANYIYDDSTTPTDLCSSPLRHCGEGDLYGGNEPARTWFTAMKPIATSFGPVQLPPTDPRYVDGSPAGRVPSVAGLDLDAARARLKQAGFQVADQPNGVNSTAKAGEVVGTIPSGQTIPGSIITIQTSNGIPPAPPPPPEGAPVPVGSQVVEIPGLPPITIPLLAPPPPPP; encoded by the coding sequence ATGTCAGACCGCCCGCCGGCAGCCCTCACGGTTCTCAAGCTGGCCGGATGCTGTCTGCTGGCCGGTGTCGTCGCGACGGCGCTGATGTTCCCCCTCGCGGGCGGCCTGGGGCTGATCTCGAACCGGGCCTCGGAGGTCGTCGCCAACGGGTCGGCTCAACTGCTCGAGGCACAGGTGCCCGCCGTGTCGACGATGGTCGACGCGAAGGGCAACGTCATCGCGTGGCTCTACGAGCAGCGCCGCTTCGAGGTGCCCAGCGACAAGATCGCCAACACGATGAAGTTGGCGATCGTCTCGATCGAGGACAAAAGGTTCGCCTATCACAACGGGGTGGACTGGAAGGGCACGCTGACGGGATTGGCGGGCTACGCGTCCGGCGACGTAGACACCCGCGGTGGCTCGACGATCGAGCAACAGTACGTGAAGAACTACCAACTATTGGTCACGGCCAAGACCGACGCCGAGAAGCGCGCGGCCGTGGAGACTACCCCGGCACGCAAGCTGCGTGAGATCAGGATGGCGCTGACGCTGGACAAGACGTTCAGCAAGCCGGAGATCCTGACCCGATACCTGAACCTGGTGTCGTTCGGCAACGGGTCGTTCGGGGTGCAAGACGCCGCGCAGACGTACTTCGGCATCAACGCCTCCGACCTGAACTGGCAGCAGGCGGCGCTGCTGGCCGGCATGGTGCAGTCGACCAGCGCGCTCAACCCTTACACCAACCCCGACGGTGCGCTGGCCCGGCGCAACCTGGTCCTGGACACGATGATCGACAATCTGCCGCAGGAGGCCGACGCCCTGCGCGCCGCCAAGACCACGCCGCTGGGCATCCTGCCGCAACCCAACGAGTTGCCGCGCGGCTGCATCGCGGCGGGCGATCGCGCCTTCTTCTGTGACTACGTCCAGGCCTACCTGTCCCGCGCCGGGATCAGCAAGGAACAGGTGTCCCGCGGCGGCTACCTGATCCGCACGACGCTGGACCCCGACGTGCAGAACCCGGTCAAGGCGGCCATCGACAAGTTCGCCAGCCCGAGCCTGCCCGGCATCTCCAGCGTGATGAGCGTGATCAAGCCCGGCAAGGATTCGCACAAGGTGATGGCGATGGCCAGCAACCGCACCTACGGGCTGGACATGGATGCCGGTCAAACGATGCGACCGCAACCGTTCTCGCTCGTCGGCGACGGCGCGGGGTCGGTGTTCAAGATCTTCACCACGGCGGCCGCCCTGGACATGGGCATGGGCATCAACGCGACGCTCGAGGTGCCGCCGCGCTTCCAGTCCAAGGGCCTGGGATCGGGCGGGGCCAAGGGCTGCCCCAAAGACACCTGGTGCGTGGTCAACGCCGGTAACTACCGGGGTTCGATGAACGTGACGGACGCGCTGGCCACCTCGCCCAACACCGCGTTCGCCAAGCTGATCTCACAGGTCGGCGTGACGCGGACCGTCGACATGGCGGTCAAGCTGGGGCTGCGGTCCTACGCCGACCCGGGCACCGCGCGCGACTACAACCCGGACAGCAACGAGAGCCTGGCCGACTTCGTCAAGCGGCAGAACCTCGGTTCGTTCACGCTGGGTCCCATCGAGGTGAACGCGCTGGAGCTGTCGAATGTCGCGGCCACGCTCGCCTCCGGTGGCACCTGGTGCCCGCCCAACCCGATCGACAAGCTGGTCGACCGCAACGGCAACGAGGTCGCGGTGACGACCGAGACCTGCGATCAGGTCGTGCCCGAGGGGCTGGCCAACACGCTGGCCAACGCGATGAGCAAGGACGCCACCGCAGGCGGCACCGCCTCGGGCTCCGCCGGCGCCGCGGGCTGGGACCTGCCGGTGTCCGGTAAGACGGGCACCACCGAGGCCCACCGCTCCTCCGGATTCGTCGGCTTCACCAAGTACTACGCGGCCGCCAACTACATCTACGACGACTCGACCACCCCGACGGACCTGTGCTCGTCGCCGCTGCGGCACTGCGGCGAGGGCGACCTGTACGGCGGTAACGAGCCGGCGCGCACCTGGTTCACCGCGATGAAGCCGATCGCCACCTCATTCGGGCCCGTGCAGCTGCCCCCGACCGACCCCCGCTACGTGGACGGGTCGCCGGCCGGGCGGGTGCCCAGCGTCGCCGGCCTGGATCTGGACGCGGCGCGCGCCCGACTCAAGCAGGCAGGCTTCCAGGTCGCCGACCAACCGAACGGGGTGAACAGCACCGCCAAGGCCGGCGAGGTGGTCGGGACGATACCCAGCGGGCAAACGATTCCGGGCTCCATCATCACGATCCAGACCAGCAACGGCATTCCGCCGGCACCGCCGCCACCGCCGGAGGGCGCGCCGGTGCCGGTCGGATCGCAGGTCGTCGAAATTCCGGGCCTGCCGCCGATCACCATCCCGCTGCTGGCTCCGCCGCCACCGCCGCCGTAA
- a CDS encoding metallophosphoesterase has translation MADVLPTLLRTGAVALGSTVAGIGYAAVVERNAFILREITMPVLTPGSTPLRVLHISDLHMLPNQRRKQAWVRELASWEPDLVVNTGDNLAHPKAVPAVVQTLGDLLSRPGVFVFGSNDYFGPRLKNPMNYLTDPSHRVRGEPLPWQDLRAAFTERGWLDLTHTRREFEVAGLHIAAAGVDDPHIDRDRYDAIAGPANAAANLRLGLTHSPEPRVLDRFAADGYQLVMAGHTHGGQLCVPFYGALVTNCGLDRTRAKGPSRWGANMQLHVSAGLGTSPFAPVRFCCRPEATLLTLIAAPMGGRDSTSDRDRTQPAASLR, from the coding sequence ATGGCTGATGTTCTGCCCACTCTCCTGCGCACCGGGGCCGTGGCACTCGGCTCGACCGTCGCGGGCATCGGTTATGCCGCGGTCGTCGAGCGCAACGCGTTCATCCTCCGCGAGATCACGATGCCCGTATTGACGCCGGGATCCACGCCGCTGCGGGTGCTGCATATCAGCGATCTGCACATGCTGCCGAACCAACGCCGCAAACAAGCCTGGGTGCGCGAGCTCGCCAGCTGGGAACCCGACCTGGTCGTCAACACCGGCGACAACCTGGCTCACCCCAAGGCGGTGCCGGCGGTCGTGCAGACGCTGGGCGATCTGCTATCGCGTCCCGGGGTGTTCGTCTTCGGCAGCAACGACTACTTCGGTCCGCGGCTGAAGAACCCGATGAACTACCTGACCGACCCGTCGCATCGCGTCCGCGGCGAGCCGCTGCCCTGGCAGGACCTGCGCGCGGCGTTCACCGAGCGCGGCTGGCTGGACCTCACCCACACGCGCCGCGAATTCGAGGTGGCCGGCCTGCACATCGCCGCGGCGGGCGTGGACGACCCCCACATCGACCGGGACCGCTACGACGCGATCGCCGGGCCCGCCAACGCGGCGGCGAATCTGCGGCTGGGCCTGACACATTCGCCGGAGCCGCGGGTTCTGGACCGCTTCGCCGCCGACGGGTATCAGCTCGTGATGGCGGGCCACACGCACGGCGGGCAGCTGTGTGTGCCGTTCTACGGCGCCCTGGTGACCAACTGCGGCCTGGACCGCACCCGGGCCAAGGGACCGTCGCGCTGGGGCGCCAACATGCAACTGCACGTCTCGGCCGGGCTCGGCACCTCGCCGTTCGCGCCGGTGCGCTTCTGCTGCCGCCCCGAGGCGACGCTGCTGACCCTGATCGCCGCCCCCATGGGCGGGCGGGATTCGACCAGCGATCGGGACCGTACCCAGCCAGCGGCTTCGCTGCGTTGA
- the cds1 gene encoding L-cysteine desulfhydrase Cds1, whose product MSDRTRIAVRSPARSWGDNAVRLIEADARRSADTHLLRYPLPAAWGGDVDVALYLKDETTHITGSLKHRLARSLFLYALCNGWIGENTTIVEASSGSTAISEAYFASLLGLPFIAVMTKSTSSSKVALIESHGGRCHFVENSSQVYAEAQRLADQTDGHYLDQFTNAERATDWRGNNNIAESIFTQMHDEQHPIPEWIVVGAGTGGTSATIGRYIRYRRHATRLCVVDPENSAFFPSYAQGRDDIVMTASSRIEGIGRPRVEPSFLPGVVDRMVSVPDAASIAAARHVSAVLGRRVGPSTGTNLWGAFGLLSELVAAGRGGSVVTLLADSGDRYADTYFDDEWVAGQGLDLAGPAQALVEFERNCAWA is encoded by the coding sequence TTGAGCGACCGGACGCGCATCGCGGTCCGCAGCCCGGCACGTAGCTGGGGCGACAACGCCGTTCGGCTGATCGAGGCCGACGCCCGGCGCAGCGCCGACACACATCTGTTGCGCTATCCCCTGCCCGCGGCGTGGGGCGGCGACGTGGATGTCGCGCTGTACCTCAAGGACGAGACGACGCACATCACCGGCAGCCTCAAACACCGGCTGGCCCGCTCGCTGTTCCTGTATGCGCTGTGCAACGGGTGGATCGGCGAGAACACGACGATCGTCGAGGCGTCCTCCGGTTCGACGGCCATCTCCGAGGCCTACTTCGCGTCGTTGCTGGGTCTGCCGTTCATCGCGGTGATGACGAAGAGCACCAGCTCGTCGAAGGTGGCGCTGATCGAATCACACGGCGGCCGTTGCCATTTCGTCGAAAATTCGAGCCAGGTGTACGCCGAGGCGCAGCGGCTGGCGGACCAGACCGACGGTCATTACCTGGACCAGTTCACCAATGCCGAACGCGCCACCGACTGGCGGGGCAACAACAACATCGCCGAGTCGATCTTCACCCAGATGCACGACGAGCAGCACCCGATCCCGGAGTGGATCGTGGTCGGGGCGGGCACCGGCGGAACCAGCGCGACGATCGGCCGCTACATCCGTTACCGGCGGCATGCGACCCGGCTGTGCGTGGTGGACCCGGAGAATTCGGCGTTCTTCCCCTCATACGCGCAGGGCCGCGACGACATCGTCATGACGGCGTCGTCGCGGATCGAGGGCATCGGCCGGCCGCGGGTGGAGCCGTCGTTTCTGCCCGGTGTGGTCGATCGCATGGTGTCGGTGCCCGACGCGGCGTCGATCGCCGCCGCGCGCCATGTCAGCGCCGTGCTGGGCCGGCGGGTGGGACCGTCGACGGGGACCAACCTGTGGGGCGCCTTCGGGCTGCTGTCCGAGCTGGTGGCGGCCGGGCGCGGCGGTTCGGTGGTGACGCTGCTCGCCGACAGCGGCGACCGCTATGCCGACACGTACTTCGACGACGAGTGGGTCGCCGGCCAGGGGCTCGATCTCGCCGGCCCTGCGCAGGCGCTGGTCGAATTCGAGCGGAACTGCGCCTGGGCCTAG
- a CDS encoding thiol-disulfide oxidoreductase DCC family protein has translation MRGTLAFDGRCGMCTRVVNRLARWDRRGRLRIEPFQTPEIARVLGVTDDRFTESAWWLDSSGEIFAGAHAMNAALSAALGTRLPLWFYRLPAVGGLQDAVYRWVATHRYRFRGVTPLCDAQPERCA, from the coding sequence ATGCGCGGCACTCTGGCGTTCGACGGCCGATGCGGCATGTGCACCCGCGTGGTCAACCGGCTGGCACGGTGGGATCGGCGCGGCAGACTGCGCATCGAACCGTTCCAGACGCCGGAGATCGCCCGGGTGCTGGGTGTCACCGACGACCGGTTCACCGAATCGGCGTGGTGGCTCGACTCATCCGGCGAGATCTTCGCCGGCGCCCATGCGATGAATGCGGCTCTTTCCGCGGCCCTGGGCACGCGATTGCCGTTGTGGTTCTATCGCCTCCCGGCCGTCGGTGGGCTGCAAGACGCCGTCTATCGCTGGGTGGCGACACACCGGTATCGTTTCCGCGGCGTGACGCCGCTCTGCGACGCCCAGCCGGAGCGGTGCGCCTGA
- a CDS encoding DUF4193 domain-containing protein, which yields MATATDYDARRAPEPEMSDSSTLRELAPSGPARGVVDEDASDVLFFEPPDVDLSGEELSVTVIPQRTDEFTCSSCFLVQHRNRMRASGSGLPVCADCA from the coding sequence ATGGCGACTGCAACCGACTACGACGCACGCCGTGCGCCCGAACCCGAGATGTCGGACTCTTCCACCCTCCGCGAGCTGGCACCCAGCGGTCCGGCCAGGGGGGTCGTCGACGAGGACGCCAGCGACGTGCTCTTTTTCGAGCCGCCCGACGTGGATTTGTCGGGTGAGGAACTCTCGGTGACGGTCATTCCGCAGCGCACCGACGAGTTCACCTGCTCGAGTTGCTTCCTGGTGCAGCATCGCAACCGGATGCGGGCGTCCGGGTCGGGGCTTCCGGTCTGCGCCGACTGCGCGTAA
- a CDS encoding HAD family hydrolase, whose protein sequence is MNAPAVLFDVDGTLVDSTYLHVYAWQRAFADEDVPVAAWKLHRCIGMDGAKLVRTLSRDAPADVQDRLSDAHSRYYRDVLPLLAPLPGARALLRDVADFGLQVVLASSAPEDELDILRRVLDCDDVIAATTSSRDVDTAKPEPGIVEVALDRAGVVADKAVFVGDAVWDAHAAKAAGVACIGLLSGGIAEAELKAAGASPVFSDPQDLLDQLDFTPIVGLAASP, encoded by the coding sequence ATGAATGCTCCCGCCGTCTTGTTCGACGTCGACGGAACCCTCGTCGACTCCACCTATCTACACGTGTACGCGTGGCAGCGCGCCTTTGCCGACGAAGACGTGCCGGTCGCGGCCTGGAAGCTGCACCGCTGCATCGGCATGGACGGCGCCAAGCTGGTGCGCACGCTGTCCCGCGACGCCCCGGCCGACGTGCAAGACCGGCTCAGCGATGCCCACAGCCGGTACTACCGCGACGTGCTGCCGCTGCTGGCGCCCCTGCCCGGGGCCCGCGCCCTGCTGCGTGACGTCGCCGACTTCGGGCTGCAGGTGGTGCTGGCCAGTTCGGCCCCGGAGGACGAATTGGACATCCTGCGCAGGGTACTCGATTGCGACGACGTCATCGCGGCGACCACGTCGTCGCGTGACGTCGACACCGCAAAGCCCGAGCCCGGCATCGTGGAAGTCGCGCTGGATCGCGCGGGGGTGGTCGCCGATAAGGCCGTGTTCGTCGGCGACGCCGTGTGGGACGCGCACGCCGCGAAGGCGGCCGGCGTCGCGTGCATCGGGCTGTTGAGCGGGGGCATCGCCGAGGCGGAGCTCAAGGCGGCGGGCGCATCCCCGGTCTTTTCCGACCCGCAGGACCTGCTCGACCAACTGGACTTCACGCCGATCGTCGGACTGGCGGCCAGCCCCTGA
- a CDS encoding DUF6328 family protein, producing MDVDHPEHDQQWDRSERGETEIERLDRNWNSLLQELRVVQTGVQLLTGFLLTLPFQQRFDVLAVPMRMAYLATVGCSVAATVLLIAPVAMHRMLFRRHLLQVLVSAAHRCAFAGLTMLGFALSGVTIIVFAAVSGRTAGLVAGGCALVLFTVFWLIVPRALRGARAD from the coding sequence ATGGATGTTGATCATCCGGAACACGACCAGCAGTGGGACCGCAGCGAACGCGGCGAGACTGAAATCGAACGGCTGGACCGCAATTGGAACAGCCTGCTGCAGGAGCTTCGCGTCGTGCAGACCGGGGTGCAGCTGCTCACCGGGTTCCTGTTGACCCTGCCGTTCCAGCAGCGGTTCGACGTTCTGGCCGTCCCGATGCGGATGGCGTATCTCGCGACGGTGGGATGCTCGGTCGCCGCGACGGTCCTGCTGATCGCGCCCGTGGCGATGCACCGGATGCTGTTCCGGCGCCATCTGCTACAGGTGCTGGTCTCCGCCGCGCACCGCTGCGCGTTTGCCGGGCTGACAATGCTGGGTTTCGCGCTGAGCGGGGTGACGATCATCGTGTTCGCCGCGGTGTCCGGACGCACCGCGGGGCTGGTCGCGGGTGGTTGCGCGCTGGTGCTGTTCACCGTGTTCTGGCTGATCGTGCCGAGGGCGTTGCGCGGCGCCCGGGCTGACTGA
- a CDS encoding STAS domain-containing protein: protein MSAPDSITTLVADHDGVSVVSVSGEIDLVTAPALEQAIGAVVAEGPTALVIDLSAVEFLGSVGLKILAATYEKLGTADFGVVARGPATRRPIHLTGLDKTFPLYPTLDDALTAVRDGKLNR from the coding sequence TTGTCAGCTCCTGATTCGATTACCACGTTGGTTGCGGACCACGACGGGGTGTCCGTAGTCAGCGTCAGCGGTGAAATCGATTTGGTCACCGCTCCCGCCCTGGAACAAGCCATCGGTGCGGTGGTAGCGGAGGGTCCGACGGCACTGGTCATCGATCTGTCGGCGGTGGAGTTCCTCGGGTCGGTCGGGCTGAAGATCCTCGCGGCCACCTACGAGAAGCTCGGCACCGCCGATTTCGGGGTGGTGGCCCGCGGACCGGCGACCCGGCGCCCGATTCACCTGACGGGTCTAGACAAGACGTTCCCGCTGTACCCGACTTTGGACGACGCGTTGACCGCGGTGCGGGACGGCAAGCTCAACCGTTAG
- a CDS encoding STAS domain-containing protein — protein sequence MSDSPSDFSTGTATQTASISSEGLLPQLVQHLRQNRTVLREEWARRITEAELLTAMTPEELFSEATAVYDNYVEVLETGSVEALQAYARDLSERIIPRGVETDEVLGIVLLLRDVLARSLFEKYQTDFEMLNRVLDAYEPAANRIANTVGVSFVQERERIIRQQQEAIRELSTPVLQVREQLLILPIIGVLDSQRARQVTEQLLRAIRANRAKVVVIDITGVPTIDSTVANHLVQTVDASGLMGASVIITGLSSEIALTLVTIGLDLSKMNAVGDLQGGIEEAERLLGYEVTRTGEQTG from the coding sequence ATGTCAGATTCGCCGTCAGACTTCAGCACCGGCACCGCCACGCAGACGGCCAGCATTTCCAGTGAAGGCCTGCTGCCCCAGCTGGTGCAGCACTTGCGGCAGAATCGCACCGTCCTGCGCGAGGAATGGGCGCGCAGAATCACCGAAGCCGAATTACTCACGGCGATGACGCCGGAGGAGCTGTTCTCCGAGGCGACCGCCGTCTATGACAACTATGTAGAGGTACTCGAGACAGGTTCCGTCGAGGCCCTGCAGGCCTATGCGCGCGACCTGTCGGAACGCATCATCCCGCGGGGCGTCGAGACGGACGAGGTGCTGGGCATCGTGCTGTTGTTGCGCGACGTGCTGGCGCGCTCGTTATTCGAGAAATATCAGACCGACTTCGAAATGCTCAACCGCGTTCTGGACGCCTACGAGCCGGCGGCCAACCGCATCGCCAACACCGTGGGCGTGTCCTTCGTGCAGGAACGCGAGCGCATCATCCGCCAGCAGCAGGAGGCCATCCGCGAGCTGTCGACGCCCGTGCTGCAGGTCCGCGAGCAGCTGCTGATTCTGCCGATCATCGGCGTGTTGGACAGCCAGCGCGCCCGCCAGGTCACCGAACAACTACTGCGGGCCATCCGCGCGAATCGCGCGAAGGTGGTCGTCATCGACATCACCGGTGTGCCCACCATCGACTCGACGGTGGCCAACCACCTGGTGCAGACCGTGGACGCATCGGGGTTGATGGGCGCGAGCGTGATCATCACCGGCCTGTCCTCCGAGATCGCTTTGACACTAGTCACCATCGGGCTGGACCTGTCGAAGATGAACGCCGTCGGTGACCTGCAGGGTGGTATCGAAGAGGCCGAACGCCTGTTGGGTTACGAAGTCACCCGCACCGGCGAGCAGACCGGGTGA
- a CDS encoding STAS domain-containing protein gives MPVPILKQGAILIATVQAALSDSDTERLREDLMEQVSRFRAQGIVVDVTAIDVMDSFAARSLRTIAHMTRLRGADTVIVGLQPEVAFAMVQLGLAFDDMNTALDLEEGLALLNRQRGLGKSTIGRDGGV, from the coding sequence ATGCCAGTACCCATCCTGAAACAGGGCGCGATTCTCATCGCCACGGTGCAGGCCGCCCTCTCCGACTCCGACACCGAACGCCTGCGCGAAGACCTGATGGAGCAAGTCAGCAGATTCCGCGCGCAGGGCATCGTGGTCGACGTCACGGCCATCGACGTGATGGATTCCTTCGCGGCCCGCTCGCTGCGCACGATCGCGCACATGACCCGATTACGCGGCGCCGACACGGTGATCGTCGGCTTGCAGCCAGAGGTCGCCTTCGCCATGGTCCAGCTGGGCCTGGCGTTCGACGACATGAACACCGCGCTTGACCTCGAAGAAGGACTTGCCCTCCTGAATCGCCAACGCGGACTGGGCAAATCAACGATCGGGCGCGACGGTGGCGTGTGA
- a CDS encoding anti-sigma regulatory factor: protein MACDIVVAINNSDDIVEARKAGHQLALSLGFSLTDVTMIATAISEIARNITSYAGRGAVRVEVAEREGRKALVVRAEDDGPGIADIERAMEDGYSTGRGLGMGLPGARRLMDRLVVESSLGHGTVIEMWKWVPARA, encoded by the coding sequence GTGGCGTGTGACATCGTCGTCGCTATCAACAATTCCGACGACATCGTCGAAGCCCGCAAGGCCGGACATCAGCTGGCGCTGAGCCTCGGGTTCTCGCTGACCGATGTCACGATGATCGCCACGGCGATCTCCGAGATCGCCCGAAACATCACCAGTTATGCCGGCCGCGGCGCGGTGCGGGTCGAGGTGGCCGAACGCGAGGGGCGAAAGGCTTTGGTGGTTCGCGCCGAAGACGACGGCCCGGGCATCGCCGACATCGAGCGGGCGATGGAGGACGGCTATTCGACTGGTCGCGGGTTGGGCATGGGTCTGCCGGGTGCGCGACGGTTGATGGACCGGTTGGTCGTGGAATCCTCGCTCGGCCACGGCACGGTCATCGAGATGTGGAAATGGGTTCCGGCCCGTGCCTGA